The following proteins come from a genomic window of Diorhabda carinulata isolate Delta chromosome X, icDioCari1.1, whole genome shotgun sequence:
- the LOC130901981 gene encoding GATOR complex protein WDR24 isoform X6 — protein sequence MVYTIEEDKFREVCNVRASKHLNVGFSCNDVSWSPTDDHYLATAATNGHVSVWNLTKMGKAMQEQDYQDHKRTVNKVNFHASEPNKLISGSQDGTMRYFDIRVKSAVAVFYSNTESVRDVQFSPHSPYAFSAVSDNGSVQLWDIRKPEKYQQQYTAHSGPVFACDWHPEVTWLATASRDRTIKVWDLTNKPTLEYTIHTIASIGHVKWRPQRKYHIASCALVIDCSINVWDVRRPYIPFAAFNEHRDIASGVQWRGDPDIFLSSGRDSTLYHHSFNNASRPAAKANPQGLAVNNNGEIIFARKIPPFQTSASSTSSMTTPTSLAKATVGLMRKISMTQAIDQFHHASSMLQHFSHVNEMANYESESILALSKNYVLSGRSISEMCEHNSVVAREFGKPHLSVVWKIIKTMYGEEFLQNSIHAGSSNREEVAHNNINMSNISSAVIQIESTINSHRETETDQKSKASDTQAAQFSGGDDETENEDQVDNVGTYTGFPTYLNVRSGLPKGDFSFGENELDMELDSLNAGDCYFLDFHNVYRGYNHASADGSDWILPNEAFPIRHEIQDRSPPPEQFPNHHHSPDLHEDTQPIYQVEETSSTLISVSKIPKKSSWDPSSLVVETLKHHAILGDIQTAACVLIVLGDCRKFLKELDEATEEHWLLGYIEMLTSYKLWNNATQIIKLAWLPSVYQLNQQSTRINTNCGKCLKPLQRVGWLCDRCHSSKYALCSICNQVVKGLYVWCQGCSHGGHIAHMKQWVSTKKMCPTGCGHLCEYG from the exons ATG GTATATACCATAGAAGAGGATAAATTTAGAGAAGTTTGTAATGTAAGAGCCTCCAAACATCTTAACGTAGGCTTTTCTTGCAATGATGTATCTTGGAGTCCCACAGATG ATCATTATTTGGCAACAGCCGCTACAAATGGTCATGTTTCTGTATGGAATCTTACCAAAATGGGTAAAGCAATGCAAGAGCAAGATTATCAAGATCATAAAAGGACTGTCAATAAAGTGAATTTTCATGCTTCTGAACCAAATAAACTGATATCTGGATCACAAGATGGTACTATGAGATACTTTGATATACGAGTGAAGAGTGCAGTAGCAGTTTTTTACAG TAATACTGAGAGTGTCAGAGATGTTCAGTTCAGTCCACATAGTCCATATGCATTTTCTGCAGTTTCTGATAATGGTAGTGTACAGTTATGGGATATCAGGAAACCAGAGAAATATCAACAACAATACACAGCTCATAGTGGACCAGTATTTGCTTGCGATTGGCATCCTGAAGTTACTTGGTTAGCTACAGCTAGTAGAGATAGGACAATAAAG GTGTGGGACTTGACAAATAAACCTACTTTAGAATATACTATACATACAATAGCTTCTATTGGTCATGTAAAATGGAGACCACAAAGAAAATACCACATCGCAAGTTGTGCTTTAGTTATAGATTGTAGTATAAATGTTTGGGATGTAAGAAGGCCGTACATACCATTTGCAGCATTTAATGAACATAGAGACATTGCTAGCGGTGTTCAATGGAGGGGTGATCctgatatatttttaagtagTGGAAGA GATTCTACTCTTTATCATCATAGTTTTAATAATGCCTCCCGGCCAGCTGCAAAAGCAAATCCTCAAGGTCTTGCTGTTAATAATAatggagaaattatttttgcgaGAAAAATACCTCCCTTTCAGACCTCTGCTTCTTCTACCAGTAGTATGACAACTCCTACTTCTTTGGCAAAAGCAACAGTAGGGCTTATGAG aaaaatatcaatgacTCAGGCAATAGACCAATTTCATCACGCCTCTAGTATGCTGCAGCATTTTTCTCATGTTAATGAAATGGCAAATTACGAGTCTGAAAGTATTTTAGCACTTTCCAAGAATTATGTTTTAAGTGGTAGAAGTATTTCAGAAATGTGTGAACATAACTCTGTTGTAGCTAGAGAATTTGGCAAACCACAT tTATCTGTGGtatggaaaattattaaaacaatgtaTGGTGAAGAATTTCTGCAGAATTCGATACATGCAGGAAGCTCAAATAGAGAAGAAGTTGCTCACAATAATATAAACATGAGCAATATCAGCTCTGCAGTTATACAGATAGAAAGTACTATTAATAGCCATAGAGAAACAGAGACTGATCAAAAATCAAAAG CTAGTGATACCCAAGCCGCCCAGTTTAGCGGAGGAGACGATGAAACTGAAAATGAAGATCAAGTCGATAATGTGGGAACGTACACGGGCTTCCCGACTTATTTAAATGTGAGAAGTGGTCTACCAAAAGGTGATTTTTCTTTTGGTGAGAACGAATTAGATATGGAATTGGATAGTCTGAATGCAG gtgattgttattttttagatttCCATAATGTCTATCGAGGCTATAATCATGCAAGTGCCGATGGTTCGGATTGGATATTACCAAATGAAGCTTTTCCTATTAGACATGAAATACAGGATCGATCACCTCCTCCTGAACAATTTCCTAATCATCATCATTCGCCTGATTTGCATGAAGACACACAACCA atTTATCAAGTAGAAGAAACATCTTCGACATTAATATCAgtttcaaaaataccaaaaaaatctTCTTGGGACCCAAGCAGTTTGGTCGTGGAAACATTAAAACATCATGCTATATTAGGAGATATTCAGACAGCTGCTTGCGTTCTCATTGTCTTAGGAGATTGTAGAAAATTTCTGAAGGAATTGGATGAAGCTACGGAAGAGCATTGGCTATTAGGCTATATAGAAATGCTTACCAGTTACAAACTATGGAATAATGCAACACAG ATTATCAAACTAGCATGGTTACCATCTGTATATCAACTAAATCAACAAAGTACTCGCATCAACACCAACTGTGGCAAATGTTTGAAGCCACTACAGAGAGTCGGCTGGTTGTGTGATAGATGTCATTCATCAAAATACGCTCTTTGTAGCATTTGTAATCAAGTAGTAAAAGGACTGTATGTTTGGTGCCAGGGTTGTTCACACGGTGGACATATAGCGCATATGAAGCAATGGGTGTCAACTAAAAAGATGTGTCCAACGGGATGTGGACATTTGTGTGAATATGGATAA
- the LOC130901981 gene encoding GATOR complex protein WDR24 isoform X8, translated as MVYTIEEDKFREVCNVRASKHLNVGFSCNDVSWSPTDDHYLATAATNGHVSVWNLTKMGKAMQEQDYQDHKRTVNKVNFHASEPNKLISGSQDGTMRYFDIRVKSAVAVFYSNTESVRDVQFSPHSPYAFSAVSDNGSVQLWDIRKPEKYQQQYTAHSGPVFACDWHPEVTWLATASRDRTIKVWDLTNKPTLEYTIHTIASIGHVKWRPQRKYHIASCALVIDCSINVWDVRRPYIPFAAFNEHRDIASGVQWRGDPDIFLSSGRDSTLYHHSFNNASRPAAKANPQGLAVNNNGEIIFARKIPPFQTSASSTSSMTTPTSLAKATVGLMRKISMTQAIDQFHHASSMLQHFSHVNEMANYESESILALSKNYVLSGRSISEMCEHNSVVAREFGKPHLSVVWKIIKTMYGEEFLQNSIHAGSSNREEVAHNNINMSNISSAVIQIESTINSHRETETDQKSKASDTQAAQFSGGDDETENEDQVDNVGTYTGFPTYLNVRSGLPKGDFSFGENELDMELDSLNADFHNVYRGYNHASADGSDWILPNEAFPIRHEIQDRSPPPEQFPNHHHSPDLHEDTQPIYQVEETSSTLISVSKIPKKSSWDPSSLVVETLKHHAILGDIQTAACVLIVLGDCRKFLKELDEATEEHWLLGYIEMLTSYKLWNNATQIIKLAWLPSVYQLNQQSTRINTNCGKCLKPLQRVGWLCDRCHSSKYALCSICNQVVKGLYVWCQGCSHGGHIAHMKQWVSTKKMCPTGCGHLCEYG; from the exons ATG GTATATACCATAGAAGAGGATAAATTTAGAGAAGTTTGTAATGTAAGAGCCTCCAAACATCTTAACGTAGGCTTTTCTTGCAATGATGTATCTTGGAGTCCCACAGATG ATCATTATTTGGCAACAGCCGCTACAAATGGTCATGTTTCTGTATGGAATCTTACCAAAATGGGTAAAGCAATGCAAGAGCAAGATTATCAAGATCATAAAAGGACTGTCAATAAAGTGAATTTTCATGCTTCTGAACCAAATAAACTGATATCTGGATCACAAGATGGTACTATGAGATACTTTGATATACGAGTGAAGAGTGCAGTAGCAGTTTTTTACAG TAATACTGAGAGTGTCAGAGATGTTCAGTTCAGTCCACATAGTCCATATGCATTTTCTGCAGTTTCTGATAATGGTAGTGTACAGTTATGGGATATCAGGAAACCAGAGAAATATCAACAACAATACACAGCTCATAGTGGACCAGTATTTGCTTGCGATTGGCATCCTGAAGTTACTTGGTTAGCTACAGCTAGTAGAGATAGGACAATAAAG GTGTGGGACTTGACAAATAAACCTACTTTAGAATATACTATACATACAATAGCTTCTATTGGTCATGTAAAATGGAGACCACAAAGAAAATACCACATCGCAAGTTGTGCTTTAGTTATAGATTGTAGTATAAATGTTTGGGATGTAAGAAGGCCGTACATACCATTTGCAGCATTTAATGAACATAGAGACATTGCTAGCGGTGTTCAATGGAGGGGTGATCctgatatatttttaagtagTGGAAGA GATTCTACTCTTTATCATCATAGTTTTAATAATGCCTCCCGGCCAGCTGCAAAAGCAAATCCTCAAGGTCTTGCTGTTAATAATAatggagaaattatttttgcgaGAAAAATACCTCCCTTTCAGACCTCTGCTTCTTCTACCAGTAGTATGACAACTCCTACTTCTTTGGCAAAAGCAACAGTAGGGCTTATGAG aaaaatatcaatgacTCAGGCAATAGACCAATTTCATCACGCCTCTAGTATGCTGCAGCATTTTTCTCATGTTAATGAAATGGCAAATTACGAGTCTGAAAGTATTTTAGCACTTTCCAAGAATTATGTTTTAAGTGGTAGAAGTATTTCAGAAATGTGTGAACATAACTCTGTTGTAGCTAGAGAATTTGGCAAACCACAT tTATCTGTGGtatggaaaattattaaaacaatgtaTGGTGAAGAATTTCTGCAGAATTCGATACATGCAGGAAGCTCAAATAGAGAAGAAGTTGCTCACAATAATATAAACATGAGCAATATCAGCTCTGCAGTTATACAGATAGAAAGTACTATTAATAGCCATAGAGAAACAGAGACTGATCAAAAATCAAAAG CTAGTGATACCCAAGCCGCCCAGTTTAGCGGAGGAGACGATGAAACTGAAAATGAAGATCAAGTCGATAATGTGGGAACGTACACGGGCTTCCCGACTTATTTAAATGTGAGAAGTGGTCTACCAAAAGGTGATTTTTCTTTTGGTGAGAACGAATTAGATATGGAATTGGATAGTCTGAATGCAG atttCCATAATGTCTATCGAGGCTATAATCATGCAAGTGCCGATGGTTCGGATTGGATATTACCAAATGAAGCTTTTCCTATTAGACATGAAATACAGGATCGATCACCTCCTCCTGAACAATTTCCTAATCATCATCATTCGCCTGATTTGCATGAAGACACACAACCA atTTATCAAGTAGAAGAAACATCTTCGACATTAATATCAgtttcaaaaataccaaaaaaatctTCTTGGGACCCAAGCAGTTTGGTCGTGGAAACATTAAAACATCATGCTATATTAGGAGATATTCAGACAGCTGCTTGCGTTCTCATTGTCTTAGGAGATTGTAGAAAATTTCTGAAGGAATTGGATGAAGCTACGGAAGAGCATTGGCTATTAGGCTATATAGAAATGCTTACCAGTTACAAACTATGGAATAATGCAACACAG ATTATCAAACTAGCATGGTTACCATCTGTATATCAACTAAATCAACAAAGTACTCGCATCAACACCAACTGTGGCAAATGTTTGAAGCCACTACAGAGAGTCGGCTGGTTGTGTGATAGATGTCATTCATCAAAATACGCTCTTTGTAGCATTTGTAATCAAGTAGTAAAAGGACTGTATGTTTGGTGCCAGGGTTGTTCACACGGTGGACATATAGCGCATATGAAGCAATGGGTGTCAACTAAAAAGATGTGTCCAACGGGATGTGGACATTTGTGTGAATATGGATAA
- the LOC130901981 gene encoding GATOR complex protein WDR24 isoform X7 — MVYTIEEDKFREVCNVRASKHLNVGFSCNDVSWSPTDDHYLATAATNGHVSVWNLTKMGKAMQEQDYQDHKRTVNKVNFHASEPNKLISGSQDGTMRYFDIRVKSAVAVFYSNTESVRDVQFSPHSPYAFSAVSDNGSVQLWDIRKPEKYQQQYTAHSGPVFACDWHPEVTWLATASRDRTIKVWDLTNKPTLEYTIHTIASIGHVKWRPQRKYHIASCALVIDCSINVWDVRRPYIPFAAFNEHRDIASGVQWRGDPDIFLSSGRDSTLYHHSFNNASRPAAKANPQGLAVNNNGEIIFARKIPPFQTSASSTSSMTTPTSLAKATVGLMRKISMTQAIDQFHHASSMLQHFSHVNEMANYESESILALSKNYVLSGRSISEMCEHNSVVAREFGKPHLSVVWKIIKTMYGEEFLQNSIHAGSSNREEVAHNNINMSNISSAVIQIESTINSHRETETDQKSKAASDTQAAQFSGGDDETENEDQVDNVGTYTGFPTYLNVRSGLPKGDFSFGENELDMELDSLNADFHNVYRGYNHASADGSDWILPNEAFPIRHEIQDRSPPPEQFPNHHHSPDLHEDTQPIYQVEETSSTLISVSKIPKKSSWDPSSLVVETLKHHAILGDIQTAACVLIVLGDCRKFLKELDEATEEHWLLGYIEMLTSYKLWNNATQIIKLAWLPSVYQLNQQSTRINTNCGKCLKPLQRVGWLCDRCHSSKYALCSICNQVVKGLYVWCQGCSHGGHIAHMKQWVSTKKMCPTGCGHLCEYG; from the exons ATG GTATATACCATAGAAGAGGATAAATTTAGAGAAGTTTGTAATGTAAGAGCCTCCAAACATCTTAACGTAGGCTTTTCTTGCAATGATGTATCTTGGAGTCCCACAGATG ATCATTATTTGGCAACAGCCGCTACAAATGGTCATGTTTCTGTATGGAATCTTACCAAAATGGGTAAAGCAATGCAAGAGCAAGATTATCAAGATCATAAAAGGACTGTCAATAAAGTGAATTTTCATGCTTCTGAACCAAATAAACTGATATCTGGATCACAAGATGGTACTATGAGATACTTTGATATACGAGTGAAGAGTGCAGTAGCAGTTTTTTACAG TAATACTGAGAGTGTCAGAGATGTTCAGTTCAGTCCACATAGTCCATATGCATTTTCTGCAGTTTCTGATAATGGTAGTGTACAGTTATGGGATATCAGGAAACCAGAGAAATATCAACAACAATACACAGCTCATAGTGGACCAGTATTTGCTTGCGATTGGCATCCTGAAGTTACTTGGTTAGCTACAGCTAGTAGAGATAGGACAATAAAG GTGTGGGACTTGACAAATAAACCTACTTTAGAATATACTATACATACAATAGCTTCTATTGGTCATGTAAAATGGAGACCACAAAGAAAATACCACATCGCAAGTTGTGCTTTAGTTATAGATTGTAGTATAAATGTTTGGGATGTAAGAAGGCCGTACATACCATTTGCAGCATTTAATGAACATAGAGACATTGCTAGCGGTGTTCAATGGAGGGGTGATCctgatatatttttaagtagTGGAAGA GATTCTACTCTTTATCATCATAGTTTTAATAATGCCTCCCGGCCAGCTGCAAAAGCAAATCCTCAAGGTCTTGCTGTTAATAATAatggagaaattatttttgcgaGAAAAATACCTCCCTTTCAGACCTCTGCTTCTTCTACCAGTAGTATGACAACTCCTACTTCTTTGGCAAAAGCAACAGTAGGGCTTATGAG aaaaatatcaatgacTCAGGCAATAGACCAATTTCATCACGCCTCTAGTATGCTGCAGCATTTTTCTCATGTTAATGAAATGGCAAATTACGAGTCTGAAAGTATTTTAGCACTTTCCAAGAATTATGTTTTAAGTGGTAGAAGTATTTCAGAAATGTGTGAACATAACTCTGTTGTAGCTAGAGAATTTGGCAAACCACAT tTATCTGTGGtatggaaaattattaaaacaatgtaTGGTGAAGAATTTCTGCAGAATTCGATACATGCAGGAAGCTCAAATAGAGAAGAAGTTGCTCACAATAATATAAACATGAGCAATATCAGCTCTGCAGTTATACAGATAGAAAGTACTATTAATAGCCATAGAGAAACAGAGACTGATCAAAAATCAAAAG CAGCTAGTGATACCCAAGCCGCCCAGTTTAGCGGAGGAGACGATGAAACTGAAAATGAAGATCAAGTCGATAATGTGGGAACGTACACGGGCTTCCCGACTTATTTAAATGTGAGAAGTGGTCTACCAAAAGGTGATTTTTCTTTTGGTGAGAACGAATTAGATATGGAATTGGATAGTCTGAATGCAG atttCCATAATGTCTATCGAGGCTATAATCATGCAAGTGCCGATGGTTCGGATTGGATATTACCAAATGAAGCTTTTCCTATTAGACATGAAATACAGGATCGATCACCTCCTCCTGAACAATTTCCTAATCATCATCATTCGCCTGATTTGCATGAAGACACACAACCA atTTATCAAGTAGAAGAAACATCTTCGACATTAATATCAgtttcaaaaataccaaaaaaatctTCTTGGGACCCAAGCAGTTTGGTCGTGGAAACATTAAAACATCATGCTATATTAGGAGATATTCAGACAGCTGCTTGCGTTCTCATTGTCTTAGGAGATTGTAGAAAATTTCTGAAGGAATTGGATGAAGCTACGGAAGAGCATTGGCTATTAGGCTATATAGAAATGCTTACCAGTTACAAACTATGGAATAATGCAACACAG ATTATCAAACTAGCATGGTTACCATCTGTATATCAACTAAATCAACAAAGTACTCGCATCAACACCAACTGTGGCAAATGTTTGAAGCCACTACAGAGAGTCGGCTGGTTGTGTGATAGATGTCATTCATCAAAATACGCTCTTTGTAGCATTTGTAATCAAGTAGTAAAAGGACTGTATGTTTGGTGCCAGGGTTGTTCACACGGTGGACATATAGCGCATATGAAGCAATGGGTGTCAACTAAAAAGATGTGTCCAACGGGATGTGGACATTTGTGTGAATATGGATAA
- the LOC130901981 gene encoding GATOR complex protein WDR24 isoform X5, producing MVYTIEEDKFREVCNVRASKHLNVGFSCNDVSWSPTDDHYLATAATNGHVSVWNLTKMGKAMQEQDYQDHKRTVNKVNFHASEPNKLISGSQDGTMRYFDIRVKSAVAVFYSNTESVRDVQFSPHSPYAFSAVSDNGSVQLWDIRKPEKYQQQYTAHSGPVFACDWHPEVTWLATASRDRTIKVWDLTNKPTLEYTIHTIASIGHVKWRPQRKYHIASCALVIDCSINVWDVRRPYIPFAAFNEHRDIASGVQWRGDPDIFLSSGRDSTLYHHSFNNASRPAAKANPQGLAVNNNGEIIFARKIPPFQTSASSTSSMTTPTSLAKATVGLMRKISMTQAIDQFHHASSMLQHFSHVNEMANYESESILALSKNYVLSGRSISEMCEHNSVVAREFGKPHLSVVWKIIKTMYGEEFLQNSIHAGSSNREEVAHNNINMSNISSAVIQIESTINSHRETETDQKSKAASDTQAAQFSGGDDETENEDQVDNVGTYTGFPTYLNVRSGLPKGDFSFGENELDMELDSLNAGDCYFLDFHNVYRGYNHASADGSDWILPNEAFPIRHEIQDRSPPPEQFPNHHHSPDLHEDTQPIYQVEETSSTLISVSKIPKKSSWDPSSLVVETLKHHAILGDIQTAACVLIVLGDCRKFLKELDEATEEHWLLGYIEMLTSYKLWNNATQIIKLAWLPSVYQLNQQSTRINTNCGKCLKPLQRVGWLCDRCHSSKYALCSICNQVVKGLYVWCQGCSHGGHIAHMKQWVSTKKMCPTGCGHLCEYG from the exons ATG GTATATACCATAGAAGAGGATAAATTTAGAGAAGTTTGTAATGTAAGAGCCTCCAAACATCTTAACGTAGGCTTTTCTTGCAATGATGTATCTTGGAGTCCCACAGATG ATCATTATTTGGCAACAGCCGCTACAAATGGTCATGTTTCTGTATGGAATCTTACCAAAATGGGTAAAGCAATGCAAGAGCAAGATTATCAAGATCATAAAAGGACTGTCAATAAAGTGAATTTTCATGCTTCTGAACCAAATAAACTGATATCTGGATCACAAGATGGTACTATGAGATACTTTGATATACGAGTGAAGAGTGCAGTAGCAGTTTTTTACAG TAATACTGAGAGTGTCAGAGATGTTCAGTTCAGTCCACATAGTCCATATGCATTTTCTGCAGTTTCTGATAATGGTAGTGTACAGTTATGGGATATCAGGAAACCAGAGAAATATCAACAACAATACACAGCTCATAGTGGACCAGTATTTGCTTGCGATTGGCATCCTGAAGTTACTTGGTTAGCTACAGCTAGTAGAGATAGGACAATAAAG GTGTGGGACTTGACAAATAAACCTACTTTAGAATATACTATACATACAATAGCTTCTATTGGTCATGTAAAATGGAGACCACAAAGAAAATACCACATCGCAAGTTGTGCTTTAGTTATAGATTGTAGTATAAATGTTTGGGATGTAAGAAGGCCGTACATACCATTTGCAGCATTTAATGAACATAGAGACATTGCTAGCGGTGTTCAATGGAGGGGTGATCctgatatatttttaagtagTGGAAGA GATTCTACTCTTTATCATCATAGTTTTAATAATGCCTCCCGGCCAGCTGCAAAAGCAAATCCTCAAGGTCTTGCTGTTAATAATAatggagaaattatttttgcgaGAAAAATACCTCCCTTTCAGACCTCTGCTTCTTCTACCAGTAGTATGACAACTCCTACTTCTTTGGCAAAAGCAACAGTAGGGCTTATGAG aaaaatatcaatgacTCAGGCAATAGACCAATTTCATCACGCCTCTAGTATGCTGCAGCATTTTTCTCATGTTAATGAAATGGCAAATTACGAGTCTGAAAGTATTTTAGCACTTTCCAAGAATTATGTTTTAAGTGGTAGAAGTATTTCAGAAATGTGTGAACATAACTCTGTTGTAGCTAGAGAATTTGGCAAACCACAT tTATCTGTGGtatggaaaattattaaaacaatgtaTGGTGAAGAATTTCTGCAGAATTCGATACATGCAGGAAGCTCAAATAGAGAAGAAGTTGCTCACAATAATATAAACATGAGCAATATCAGCTCTGCAGTTATACAGATAGAAAGTACTATTAATAGCCATAGAGAAACAGAGACTGATCAAAAATCAAAAG CAGCTAGTGATACCCAAGCCGCCCAGTTTAGCGGAGGAGACGATGAAACTGAAAATGAAGATCAAGTCGATAATGTGGGAACGTACACGGGCTTCCCGACTTATTTAAATGTGAGAAGTGGTCTACCAAAAGGTGATTTTTCTTTTGGTGAGAACGAATTAGATATGGAATTGGATAGTCTGAATGCAG gtgattgttattttttagatttCCATAATGTCTATCGAGGCTATAATCATGCAAGTGCCGATGGTTCGGATTGGATATTACCAAATGAAGCTTTTCCTATTAGACATGAAATACAGGATCGATCACCTCCTCCTGAACAATTTCCTAATCATCATCATTCGCCTGATTTGCATGAAGACACACAACCA atTTATCAAGTAGAAGAAACATCTTCGACATTAATATCAgtttcaaaaataccaaaaaaatctTCTTGGGACCCAAGCAGTTTGGTCGTGGAAACATTAAAACATCATGCTATATTAGGAGATATTCAGACAGCTGCTTGCGTTCTCATTGTCTTAGGAGATTGTAGAAAATTTCTGAAGGAATTGGATGAAGCTACGGAAGAGCATTGGCTATTAGGCTATATAGAAATGCTTACCAGTTACAAACTATGGAATAATGCAACACAG ATTATCAAACTAGCATGGTTACCATCTGTATATCAACTAAATCAACAAAGTACTCGCATCAACACCAACTGTGGCAAATGTTTGAAGCCACTACAGAGAGTCGGCTGGTTGTGTGATAGATGTCATTCATCAAAATACGCTCTTTGTAGCATTTGTAATCAAGTAGTAAAAGGACTGTATGTTTGGTGCCAGGGTTGTTCACACGGTGGACATATAGCGCATATGAAGCAATGGGTGTCAACTAAAAAGATGTGTCCAACGGGATGTGGACATTTGTGTGAATATGGATAA